From a region of the Hemibagrus wyckioides isolate EC202008001 linkage group LG06, SWU_Hwy_1.0, whole genome shotgun sequence genome:
- the si:ch1073-416j23.1 gene encoding rac GTPase-activating protein 1, with protein MGEEFIRELLSLCLHRLALEQNTHSELELIEVVRNFEVVRKKWLHAELELKKYKELLVKSDVARAALEVKLKHARNQVDVEIKKRFKVEADYQHLERQMLLMTEILAQDGKTNACLNEEQRNMLASFHHRGANITQHRGKRLSVIDESSFLSHSDISYDRTDDDLDLDSPAVVKPLKSRPREKRRSSMGPNLGLPIQKRGRLGGRSGDLLSVRQSEKEVEATVVTASVSTPENGGQIHMVIDITQEMPEPIRTRADLLPSVSEQTSVWAHSEITEVEMEETSAEPKVPVNPIVDANAQHTNVQHNIVQHANVQHANIQHNIVQHVFLPKTVIRPETCTPCRKRIRFGKVAVKCRDCRVIAHPECKQMCVEKCFQNTQRTVQPSEVTLESFCPSTPPRIPALIIQCVKEIERRGLEEKGLYRVPGGERAVKELRERFLSAKAPLLLHRVDEIHVVCGLLKDFLRKLGEPLVTFTLHKTFMEAAELEDDENSSVMMMQAIRELPQPNRETLAFLILHLQRVTQSPQCQMDQNNLARVFGPTIIGHGMSEPSPLTIMRDTNTQPKVVLRLLSFPADYWSSLLTGEGGTHTPTARDPPRSHTPTARDPPRSHTPTARDPPRSHTPTSRDQLISSLIQSNISNSTPSSDRDRMFKPVTSPELSKYTRTPGGSSIKGRIKTLGSAFNNPPKPRPEPAKKKFFTSPK; from the exons ATGGGAGAGGAGTTCATCAGGGAGCTGTTGTCTCTGTGCTTACACCGGCTCGCTttagagcagaacacacactctgagctCG AGCTTATTGAGGTGGTGAGAAACTTCGAGGTGGTCAGGAAGAAATGGCTCCATGCCGAACTCGAGCTGAAGAAATACAAAGAGCTGCTGGTGAAGTCAGACGTGGCGCGAGCCGCCCTGGAGGTCAAACTCAAACACGCCCGCAATCAGGTGGACGTGGAGATCAAGAAACGTTTCAAAGTGGAGGCCGACTATCAGCACCTG GAACGTCAGATGCTGCTGATGACTGAAATTCTCGCTCAGGACGGCAAAACCAACGCCTGCCTTAATGAGGAACAGAGGAACATGCTGGCCAGCTTCCATCACCGAGGAGCTAACATCACACAGCACAGAGGAAAacg GTTATCTGTGATAGACGAGTCATCTTTCCTGTCCCATTCTGACATCAGCTACGACAGGACCGATGATGACCTG GATTTGGACAGTCCAGCTGTTGTGAAGCCTCTGAAATCGAGACCTCGGGAGAAAAGA CGGTCATCTATGGGGCCGAACCTTGGACTTCCCATACAAAAACGTGGGCGACTCGGTGGACGTTCTGGAGATCTGCTCAGTGTGAGACAGTCCGAGAAG GAAGTGGAGGCGACAGTGGTCACAGCATCAGTATCTACCCCTGAAAATGGTGGTCAGATCCACATGGTGATCGATATCACTCAGGAAATGCCGGAGCCAATCAGAACCCGGGCTGATCTCCTCCCCTCTGTGAGCG agcaGACCTCCGTGTGGGCTCACTCTGAAATCACAGAGGTTGAGATGGAGGAGACTAGTGCAGAACCCAAAGTTCCTGTCAATCCCATTGTGGACGCTAACGCCCAGCACACTAACGTCCAGCATAACATTGTCCAGCACGCTAACGTCCAGCATGCTAACATCCAGCATAACATCGTCCAGCATGTTTTCCTGCCCAAAACA gtGATCCGTCCTGAGACCTGCACTCCCTGTAGGAAGAGGATCCGTTTTGGGAAGGTGGCGGTGAAGTGCAGGGACTGCCGTGTGATCGCTCATCCTGAGTGTAAACAGAtgtgtgtggaaaaatgtttccaaaacacacaaagaactGTCCAGCCTAGTGAG GTCACTTTGGAGAGTTTTTGTCCGTCCACTCCTCCCCGGATTCCTGCTCTCATCATTCAGTGTGTTAAAGAAATCGAGCGACGTGGCCTCGaggag aagggacTGTACCGTGTGCCAGGAGGAGAGCGGGCAGTGAAGGAGTTACGGGAGCGGTTCCTCAGTGCTAAAGCTCCTCTTCTGCTGCACAGGGTGGACGAGATTCACGTGGTGTGTGGCCTCCTGAAGGACTTCCTGAGAAAGCTTGGAGAGCCGCTAGtcaccttcacactccacaaAACCTTCATGGAGGCAGCAG AATTAGAAGATGATGAGAACagctcagtgatgatgatgcaggCCATCAGAGAACTTCCACAACCAAACAGGGAGACACTCGCCTTCCTGATACTGCACCTACAGAg AGTTACTCAGAGTCCTCAGTGTCAGATGGATCAGAACAATCTGGCTCGTGTTTTTGGACCAACCATTATTGGACACGGCATGTCTGAGCCGTCTCCCCTTACTATCATGAGGGACACCAACACACAGCCTAAA GTGGTGCTGCGTCTGCTTTCTTTCCCGGCTGATTACTGGAGCAGTCTCCTTACTGGAGAGGGAGgaacacacacccccacagCGAGGGATCCGCCCAGATCACACACCCCCACAGCGAGGGATCCGCCCAGATCACACACCCCCACAGCGAGGGATCCGCCCAgatcacacaccccaacatcGAGAGATCAGCTTATCTCTTCTCTCATCCAATCCAACATCAGCAACTCCACTCCATCCTCAGACCGAG ACCGGATGTTCAAACCCGTTACCTCTCCTGAGCTGAGTAAATATACCAGGACTCCAGGAGGCTCCTCGATCAAAGGCAGAATCAAGACACTGGGCAGTGCTTTCAACAACcc ACCCAAACCGCGACCTGAGCCGGCGAAAAAGAAGTTCTTTACATCACccaagtga